From Cohaesibacter gelatinilyticus, the proteins below share one genomic window:
- a CDS encoding dihydrofolate reductase family protein: protein MRQLAALTFVTLDGVMQSPGMPDEDPSGGFTQGGWAAPYWEGIMAQVERHAMSEPYDMVLGRTTYDIFAGHWPKAPKSALSDRLNAACKYVATSDPDSLKWENSHPITGNIAERFRSLKKQDGPLLQVHGSARLIQTLMAHELIDEYRLWIFPIITGGGKRLFEDGSTPSQLKLTRSEPSENGTMMQFYRTR from the coding sequence ATGAGACAGCTTGCAGCCCTGACATTTGTTACGCTTGATGGCGTGATGCAATCTCCTGGCATGCCAGACGAAGACCCTTCCGGTGGATTTACGCAAGGCGGTTGGGCAGCACCCTATTGGGAAGGCATCATGGCACAGGTCGAACGCCATGCCATGTCCGAGCCATATGATATGGTGCTGGGTCGAACGACCTATGATATCTTCGCCGGCCACTGGCCGAAAGCACCAAAATCCGCACTGTCGGATCGCTTGAACGCCGCTTGCAAATATGTAGCGACTTCAGACCCGGACAGTTTGAAATGGGAGAACTCCCACCCGATCACAGGCAATATTGCTGAAAGATTTCGCTCTCTGAAAAAGCAGGACGGGCCGTTGTTGCAAGTGCATGGCAGCGCCCGGCTGATACAGACATTGATGGCTCATGAATTGATCGACGAATATCGCCTGTGGATTTTTCCAATCATAACTGGTGGTGGCAAACGGCTGTTTGAAGATGGCAGCACACCAAGTCAATTGAAGCTCACAAGATCTGAACCCAGCGAAAACGGCACCATGATGCAGTTCTATCGCACCCGATAA
- a CDS encoding deiodinase-like protein → MYNYSQFNAEDYDLVNFRGPQPGTNAPDFNLTLAEGGQSRLLDFDNSFLVLEMGSLTCPLFQGRRKTMSALHHEHKDVSFAVLYVREAHPGTMISAHQSDEEKQSCAARLRSDGENRRILVDDLDGSAHQAYGGYPNSVFIINHNGCVVYASDWNNPEITARALTLLKQGKPANLKAWFKPVPPTVSWKILRAGGQGSMADFLRGLPRLIWNNLILRNIRLMRGKPMEISPDVHC, encoded by the coding sequence AGGATTATGACCTTGTGAATTTTCGCGGACCGCAACCCGGCACCAATGCTCCTGATTTCAACCTGACCCTTGCAGAAGGCGGGCAGTCTCGTCTGCTGGATTTTGACAATTCTTTCCTTGTGCTGGAAATGGGTAGCCTGACCTGCCCTTTGTTTCAGGGACGCCGGAAAACCATGAGTGCGCTGCATCATGAGCATAAAGATGTCAGCTTTGCCGTGCTTTATGTGCGCGAAGCTCATCCGGGAACCATGATCTCGGCGCATCAGTCCGATGAGGAAAAGCAGAGCTGTGCGGCGCGTCTTCGTTCGGACGGGGAAAATCGCCGAATATTGGTCGATGATCTGGATGGATCGGCCCATCAGGCCTATGGGGGCTATCCGAATTCGGTTTTTATCATCAATCACAATGGCTGTGTGGTCTATGCATCGGACTGGAACAATCCTGAAATCACCGCCCGGGCGCTGACATTGCTCAAACAGGGCAAGCCTGCCAATCTGAAAGCCTGGTTCAAACCGGTGCCACCAACCGTGAGCTGGAAGATATTGCGTGCCGGTGGACAAGGCTCAATGGCGGATTTTCTGCGAGGGCTGCCCAGACTGATCTGGAACAATCTCATATTGCGCAACATTCGTCTCATGCGTGGCAAACCGATGGAGATATCACCGGATGTGCACTGTTGA